A region of the Chlamydia felis Fe/C-56 genome:
CCTATTTCTAGCCTACATGATCATTCGCAAAGGTATCGTGCAGGGAATTGAAAAATGTAATAAAATTCTTATCCCCTCATTCTTTGTTTGCACCCTAATACTACTCCTTAGAGCTATTACCTTGCCTAATGCTATGCAGGGGATCAAGCAACTCTTCTCCTTTGATCTAGCATCTTTGTCTAATTACAAATTATGGCTGGAAGCTCTGACTCAGAATGCTTGGGATACAGGAGCCGGTTGGGGATTGCTTTTGGTATATTCAGGTTTTGCCTCAAAGAAAACAGGGGTTGTGAGCAACGGGGCCCTCACCGCAATATCGAACAACATTGTTTCCCTAATTATGGGAATCATTGTATTTTCCACCTGTGCTTCCCTGGATGTCTTAGGGACAACACAATTACAGCAAGGTGCAGGATCATCGAGCATTGGTATAGCCTTCATTTACTTGCCAGAGTTATTTACAAGAGTGCCTGGGCCAGACTATTTAGCAGCCGTCTTCAGTTCTATATTTTTCTTAGCCTTTGCAACAGCAGCTCTTTCATCGATGATTTCAATGCTATTTCTATTGACTCAAACACTTTCCGAATTTGGAATAAAAAAATGTACAGCAGAGCTATCAGCCACAATTATTGCCTTTATCCTTGGAGTGCCTTCATCTTTAAGTCTTGCGGTGTTTGCTAACCAAGACACAGTTTGGGGAATAGGACTAATTATTAACGGTCTTATTTTTATTTATGCCGCAATGCACTACGGACTTTCTCATTTAAAAAAGAAAATCATTAACTCTGTTCCGGGTGATATTCGCCTCAACAAATCTTTTGATCTCATGGTAAAATACCTACTTCCTGTTGAAGGAATCGTTTTATTGTGTTGGTATTTTTATGAAGGTCTTTTTCCAGAAGACGGTCACTGGTGGAATCCCATATCCGTTTACAGTCTCTCTAGTCTAATTTTACAGTGGTCTACGGGATTAATTATTTTATGGTGTTTTAATAAAAAACTTTCTAAATGCTTTTCTTTGCACAACTTAGAAAACTAAAATCTTATATCTTGATATATTTCCCTAATCTAAGATATTCTGTCCTAAGTTTTATTGTTTTTCCCAGACAACTTAAGGAATCGCATGTCAACACCACTATCTTCTTCAAACCAACCCCAAGATTCGGAGGGGTTAAATAGAGTTTTATTAAGCTTCGACGGAAGAATAAGTAAATTAGAAAAACAGGTGCGACAATTTGAAGAAAAAGTTAATCAAATAGAGAAGAACTCCTCCCTATCTCTTACCACAGGAAATAATGTGGCAACAGATATGGTCCATTTAAAAGATAAAATAGGTGAATTAGAAGAAAGTCTAGCTGCAGTTGTACAACTGACAATTCAATCAGCTTTAGAACGAACTTCAGAATCAGAATCCACCTCTAATTCAGCCAGTTCCGGTTATGTAATAGGGCGTGCTAAACCCTCTCCATGTGCCAAGCTTACAGCCATAGCATTAACCATTTTAGCTCTAATCGCTATCACAATGCTTATTATTTGCGTCATTGCTGTTTGCGGAGGTTTCCCACTATTTATTTCTGTGCTTAATATGTACACAGTTGGCGCCTGTATATCCTTACCCATTATTTCGTGCGCATCGGTTTCCATAATGATTCTTTGCTCACTATCTATCACCTCTTTATTAAAAAACAGGTTAGCAATCTATAAGGCCAATTTGGCTTAAATAGAAACTTAATTGTTGCAAAAAAATGTTTAGGAGAAGTTAAGCATCATGACCTCTGTAAGAAACGAAAATCCAGCCGATACCACGCTGTCGTCTCCTTTATTAAATGCTAGTGATCTTTCATCGCAATTGGCTGCTCTTCAAGCAGGTCTAATGGGTCTACAGCAAACTTGGGGGGCACACCTCCCCGTTCTTCCTTCTGCCAGCAGCCAAGATCACAATTATCTCATGCGCATAATGCAGTCTCATATGGCAGCGACTTCTGGCACGGTTTCTGAATTAAGAACCGAGGTTACAGCAATGAAGACAAGACTTCAGGGATTGTCCTCCCCTACTGGAGTATGTAGCGGTCCTATGGCCCTAGCTGCTTTCCTTCTAGCAATATCCTTTGTTGCTATTATTATTATTGTTCTAGCTTCCCTAGGTCTTGCCGGTGTACTTCCCCAAGCCTCTGCTCTCTTAGTCAATACATCCAATACTATATGGGCTATTGTAAGCGCCTCTATAGTCGCTGTTATTTGCCTTGTTAGCGTACTTTGTGTGACCCTAATTCGACATCACAGGCCCCTGCCTATCGAAGTCGTGTCAACAGGAAATTAAAAATAAAAGTATATAAAAAATTTATTATTCTTTAATCCCTCACACCCACATTGAAATTAATTAATTTTATCAGTTAATATATTATTTTCTTAGGTGGGTTTGTCATGCGAAAAGCCCTTCGTTTGCTACTAAATTTACATCACGGGGAAGAGAGAAGAGCGTTTTTATTCCTGATTTTGGGATTAATCTGGGGTATTGGTTGCTACGGATCTCTTGCGTTAAGCGAAGGGCTTTTTCTAGAAAATGTAGGCACGGAAGGGCTCCCATCTTTTTATCTGGGATCATCGTCCATTCTGTGCCTCTTTTCCTCGCTAATTCTTTACAATTTGTTCAAAAAAAGAGTTTCACCAAAAACGCTATTTTTAATACCAATAACTAGCATGATTGCGTGTAACCTTTACCTCCTTTGTTACGCAGCAACGTGCGCAGAAATTCCACCTACACCACTACTTATTTATCGCATGTTATCTTGGAACTTAATCATACTAGCGTATACGAATTTCTGGGGATTCGTAGATCAGT
Encoded here:
- the incB gene encoding inclusion membrane protein IncB, encoding MSTPLSSSNQPQDSEGLNRVLLSFDGRISKLEKQVRQFEEKVNQIEKNSSLSLTTGNNVATDMVHLKDKIGELEESLAAVVQLTIQSALERTSESESTSNSASSGYVIGRAKPSPCAKLTAIALTILALIAITMLIICVIAVCGGFPLFISVLNMYTVGACISLPIISCASVSIMILCSLSITSLLKNRLAIYKANLA
- a CDS encoding sodium-dependent transporter produces the protein MNKHQNQFSSRLGFIFSMMGIAVGAGNIWRFPRIAAQNGSGAFILIWLLFLFIWSIPLIIIELSLGKLTRKAPIGTLIKLAGSKYAWLGGFVTLVTTCILAYYSNIVGWGLSYFYYSISGKIYAGNNFSQLWETHYQSSFPLLFHFLSLFLAYMIIRKGIVQGIEKCNKILIPSFFVCTLILLLRAITLPNAMQGIKQLFSFDLASLSNYKLWLEALTQNAWDTGAGWGLLLVYSGFASKKTGVVSNGALTAISNNIVSLIMGIIVFSTCASLDVLGTTQLQQGAGSSSIGIAFIYLPELFTRVPGPDYLAAVFSSIFFLAFATAALSSMISMLFLLTQTLSEFGIKKCTAELSATIIAFILGVPSSLSLAVFANQDTVWGIGLIINGLIFIYAAMHYGLSHLKKKIINSVPGDIRLNKSFDLMVKYLLPVEGIVLLCWYFYEGLFPEDGHWWNPISVYSLSSLILQWSTGLIILWCFNKKLSKCFSLHNLEN